The Clostridiaceae bacterium HFYG-1003 genome includes a window with the following:
- a CDS encoding hydratase encodes MIRLTDAPVMLRGGVPQLTTGLDAAASRNHTIAYTILNAHDSCQEAGRLSLRFDRLISHDITYVGIIQTAMASGLKQFPMPYVLTNCHNSLCAVGGTINEDDHAFGLAAAQKFGGIYVPANLAVIHQYAREELAACGRMILGSDSHTRFGPLGTMGVGEGGPELVKQLLGSTWDSTTPEVILVWLTGKPRQGVGPHDVAIALTGAVYGNGFVKNKVMEFGGPGVGHLSVDFRLGIDVMTTEAACLSSIWQTDEVIRDFYAVHGRPADYRELTPGEGALYDGLIEIDLDQIEPMAALPFHPSRAVALRELIANPGDILRQVERTAQEEFGARLDFRLTDKIRGGKLMVDQGIIAGCAGGMFENMAAASAILGEAGTGSGPFSLSVYPSSVPVNLELLSAGIAAKFMEAGVLMKSAFCGPCFGAGDVPSHNGLSIRHTTRNFPSREGSRPGDGQLASVILMDARSIAATARHQGVLTSALGLEYEDESSLPRSYDATPYRNRVYQGFGQPRPETILPYGPNIAPWPAIPSLADHLLLRLTAVIHDPVTTTDELIPSGETSSYRSNPMKLASFTLSRREPAYVGRCQAVQQLEKQRRSGEVPAEVNSVLERLGSQAADLSDTMIGSVLFCESPGDGSAREQAASCQRVLGGLANICRTYATKRYRSNCVNWGMLPFTIAPDTAFDYAPGDWVYVPGIREAVQSGADRVQGWVVTDADVQPMELLLTGFSPAERELVLAGCLMNWYAQNAAPAGGEKR; translated from the coding sequence ATGATCAGACTGACCGACGCACCGGTGATGCTCCGGGGGGGAGTACCCCAGTTGACGACGGGGCTCGATGCCGCAGCCTCCCGCAATCATACCATTGCCTATACGATTCTTAACGCCCATGACTCTTGCCAGGAGGCAGGGCGTCTGTCGCTGCGCTTTGACCGTCTGATCTCCCATGACATTACCTATGTCGGGATAATTCAAACGGCCATGGCCAGCGGGCTGAAGCAGTTCCCGATGCCCTATGTCCTGACCAACTGCCACAACAGCCTGTGCGCCGTGGGCGGCACCATCAACGAGGATGACCATGCCTTCGGGCTGGCGGCAGCGCAGAAGTTCGGCGGCATCTATGTGCCGGCCAATCTGGCTGTCATTCATCAGTATGCCCGGGAAGAGCTGGCCGCCTGCGGCCGGATGATTCTGGGCTCGGACAGCCATACCCGGTTTGGCCCCCTGGGCACCATGGGGGTGGGGGAGGGCGGACCGGAACTGGTCAAGCAGCTGCTGGGCAGTACCTGGGACAGCACGACGCCGGAAGTCATTCTGGTCTGGCTCACGGGAAAGCCAAGACAGGGGGTAGGCCCGCATGATGTTGCCATTGCTCTGACCGGAGCGGTTTACGGCAACGGCTTTGTCAAAAACAAGGTGATGGAATTCGGCGGTCCGGGAGTGGGTCATTTATCGGTGGACTTCCGCCTGGGTATTGATGTCATGACTACGGAGGCAGCCTGCCTGTCTTCCATCTGGCAGACCGATGAGGTCATCCGTGATTTCTACGCCGTCCACGGCCGGCCGGCGGATTACCGGGAGCTAACGCCCGGGGAGGGGGCCCTGTACGATGGGCTCATTGAGATCGATCTGGATCAGATCGAACCCATGGCGGCTCTGCCGTTCCATCCGTCCCGGGCGGTAGCCCTGCGCGAGCTCATCGCCAATCCGGGTGACATTCTGCGCCAGGTGGAGCGTACTGCCCAGGAGGAATTCGGAGCACGTCTGGACTTTCGTCTGACCGATAAGATAAGAGGCGGCAAACTGATGGTGGATCAGGGCATTATTGCCGGCTGCGCCGGCGGCATGTTCGAGAATATGGCGGCGGCCAGTGCCATTCTGGGCGAGGCTGGCACCGGCTCCGGACCGTTCTCGCTGTCGGTTTATCCCTCCAGCGTGCCGGTGAATCTGGAACTGCTGAGCGCCGGTATTGCCGCGAAGTTCATGGAAGCCGGCGTATTGATGAAGAGCGCTTTCTGCGGCCCCTGCTTTGGGGCGGGCGATGTGCCGTCCCACAACGGGCTGTCCATCCGCCATACCACCAGAAACTTCCCCAGCCGGGAAGGTTCCCGCCCGGGAGACGGCCAGCTGGCCTCCGTCATTCTGATGGATGCGCGGTCCATCGCGGCCACCGCCCGCCATCAGGGCGTCCTGACCTCGGCCCTGGGTCTGGAATACGAGGATGAATCGAGTCTGCCCCGGTCCTATGACGCCACCCCTTACCGCAATCGGGTGTATCAGGGCTTTGGCCAGCCCCGTCCGGAGACGATCCTGCCTTACGGACCCAACATCGCGCCCTGGCCGGCGATTCCGTCTCTGGCCGACCATCTGCTGCTGCGCCTGACCGCGGTGATTCATGATCCGGTCACCACCACCGATGAGCTGATTCCTTCGGGAGAAACTTCGAGCTACCGGTCCAATCCGATGAAACTGGCCTCTTTTACCCTCAGCCGCCGGGAACCGGCCTATGTAGGGCGCTGTCAGGCGGTTCAGCAACTGGAGAAGCAGCGACGCAGCGGAGAGGTACCGGCGGAAGTCAACAGCGTCCTGGAGCGTCTGGGCAGTCAGGCGGCGGACCTTTCCGACACCATGATCGGGTCGGTGCTGTTCTGCGAAAGCCCGGGGGATGGTTCAGCCCGGGAGCAGGCAGCCTCCTGCCAGCGGGTGCTGGGGGGTCTGGCCAACATCTGCCGGACCTATGCCACGAAACGCTATCGCTCCAACTGTGTCAACTGGGGCATGCTCCCCTTTACCATTGCGCCTGATACGGCCTTTGACTATGCCCCCGGGGACTGGGTGTATGTGCCCGGCATCCGGGAAGCCGTGCAAAGCGGAGCAGACCGGGTCCAGGGGTGGGTTGTGACCGATGCAGACGTCCAGCCCATGGAACTGCTGCTGACCGGCTTCAGTCCGGCCGAACGGGAGCTGGTGCTGGCCGGCTGCCTGATGAACTGGTACGCCCAAAACGCTGCCCCGGCGGGAGGAGAGAAAAGATGA
- a CDS encoding NADP-dependent isocitrate dehydrogenase: MTGKIQMTVPLVELDGDEMTRVLWQMVKTELLEPFLELKTEYYDLGLPRREQTGDAITSEAAHAIRRHGVGVKCATITPNAQRMEEYGLSQMWRSPNGTIRAILDGTVFRQPILTKVIRPYIPHWTKPITIARHSYGDIYRDTEYRVSGPGKAELLFTGQNGEMFRETIHNFEGPGILQGCFNKDDSIEHFAAACFEYALATRQDLWFSAKDTIMKQYDGRFKEVFQDLYDSTYRAAFAQAGITYFYTLIDDAVARILRSQGGMVWALKNYDGDVMSDLVSTAFGSLAMMTSVLVSADGCYEFEAAHGTITQHYYRHRKGEKTSSNPVATIFAWSGALRQRGKLDGNAPLIRFADALEQATLETIESGTMTADLAHLSTRPAHAVDSETFLSAIRRALTDKLQ, translated from the coding sequence ATGACCGGAAAAATTCAGATGACCGTCCCTTTAGTGGAGCTGGACGGCGACGAAATGACCCGGGTGCTCTGGCAGATGGTGAAGACCGAGCTACTGGAGCCGTTCCTGGAACTGAAAACCGAGTATTATGATCTGGGCCTGCCCCGGCGCGAGCAGACCGGGGACGCCATCACCAGTGAAGCGGCCCACGCCATCAGGCGGCACGGGGTCGGCGTCAAATGCGCCACCATCACGCCCAATGCCCAGCGCATGGAGGAATATGGACTGAGCCAGATGTGGCGCAGTCCCAACGGAACCATCCGGGCCATCCTGGACGGGACCGTGTTCCGCCAGCCCATCCTGACCAAGGTCATCCGGCCCTATATCCCGCACTGGACAAAGCCCATCACCATCGCCCGCCACAGCTACGGCGACATCTACCGGGACACCGAGTACCGGGTAAGCGGACCGGGGAAAGCCGAGCTTCTGTTCACCGGTCAGAACGGTGAGATGTTCCGGGAAACCATCCATAACTTTGAAGGACCGGGAATTCTCCAGGGCTGCTTCAATAAGGATGATTCCATCGAGCATTTCGCCGCTGCCTGTTTCGAATATGCCCTGGCCACCCGACAGGACCTGTGGTTCTCGGCCAAGGACACCATCATGAAACAGTATGACGGACGGTTCAAGGAAGTCTTCCAGGACCTCTACGACTCGACCTACCGCGCGGCCTTTGCGCAGGCCGGAATTACCTACTTCTATACCCTGATCGATGATGCCGTGGCCCGTATTCTGCGCTCCCAGGGCGGCATGGTCTGGGCACTGAAGAACTATGACGGCGATGTCATGAGCGACCTGGTGTCCACCGCCTTCGGGTCCCTGGCCATGATGACTTCCGTACTGGTCAGCGCGGACGGCTGCTATGAATTTGAAGCCGCTCACGGCACCATTACCCAGCATTACTATCGGCACCGGAAGGGCGAGAAGACCTCCTCCAACCCGGTGGCCACGATCTTCGCCTGGAGCGGCGCACTGCGCCAGCGCGGCAAGCTCGATGGCAATGCGCCGCTCATCCGCTTCGCGGACGCCCTGGAACAGGCGACGCTGGAAACCATTGAATCCGGCACCATGACCGCCGATCTGGCTCATCTGAGTACCCGACCGGCTCACGCCGTCGACAGCGAAACGTTCCTGAGTGCGATCCGAAGGGCCCTGACCGACAAGCTGCAGTGA